Proteins found in one Candidatus Eisenbacteria bacterium genomic segment:
- a CDS encoding protein meaA: MTRDATPTRDQPWIFRTYAGHTNVHASNRLYRDNLSRGQTGLSIAFDLPTQCGYSSDHPLAGPEIGKVGVPVNSLDDFEVLFADIPVEKINTSMTINATAMWLLALYVALAERRGVDPKLLQGTTQNDIIKEYLARGTYIYPPVHSMRLIADMYEHCLHAIPRWNASNICSYHLQEAGATPAQELAFALVNAMAVLDAIRARGTFTHEEFEQCVGRVSFFVNAGIRFVEELCKMRAFVALWDEITRDRYGVANAKYRLFRYGVQVNSLGLTEEQPENNAWRILIEALGVTLSRNARCRALQLPTWNEALSLPRPWDQQWSLRLQQILAYETDLLEYPDLFDGSPVVAAKVKALEDEASAEIARIAEMGGALAAIESGYMKTALVRSQAERLARINRGEITVVGRNKWTDGLPSPLLAGADGGIFKVDPESARETLEMLRATRSRRSQAAVDQALRDLQAAAQGGKNLMPLSIACAKALVTTGEWATALREVFGEYRPATGVEGQRLSLEGGKVDAVRARANAWAAQHGVRPRMVVGKPGLDGHSNGSEMIAVAAKHAGFDVIYGGIRLTVPEIVQSAIEEDASVVGLSVLSGSHLEIAKLVLDELEKQGAKQEIPVVLGGIVPDDDLPKLRALGIRDVFTPKDFDLMTVMDRILDVIGAPRESQRAASA; this comes from the coding sequence ATGACGCGCGACGCCACGCCCACGCGGGACCAGCCGTGGATCTTCCGGACGTACGCCGGGCACACGAACGTCCACGCCTCGAACCGGCTGTACCGCGACAACCTCTCGCGCGGGCAGACAGGGCTGTCGATCGCCTTCGACCTCCCGACCCAGTGCGGCTACAGCTCGGACCACCCACTGGCCGGGCCCGAGATCGGCAAGGTGGGCGTGCCGGTCAACTCGCTCGACGACTTCGAGGTGCTCTTCGCCGACATCCCGGTCGAGAAGATCAACACCTCGATGACGATCAATGCGACGGCGATGTGGCTGCTCGCCCTCTACGTCGCGCTCGCCGAGCGGCGCGGAGTCGATCCGAAGCTCCTGCAGGGCACGACCCAGAACGACATCATCAAGGAGTACCTGGCGCGCGGGACGTACATCTACCCGCCGGTGCACTCGATGCGGCTCATCGCCGACATGTACGAGCACTGCCTGCACGCGATTCCGCGCTGGAACGCGTCCAACATCTGCAGCTACCACCTGCAGGAGGCCGGGGCGACGCCCGCGCAGGAGCTGGCCTTCGCGCTCGTGAACGCCATGGCCGTGCTCGACGCGATCCGCGCGCGCGGCACGTTCACGCACGAGGAGTTCGAGCAGTGCGTGGGCCGCGTGTCCTTCTTCGTCAACGCGGGCATCCGCTTCGTCGAAGAGCTGTGCAAGATGCGCGCGTTCGTCGCGCTGTGGGACGAGATCACGCGCGACCGCTACGGTGTCGCCAACGCCAAGTACCGCCTGTTCCGGTACGGCGTGCAGGTGAACTCCCTCGGCCTCACCGAAGAGCAGCCCGAGAATAATGCCTGGCGCATCCTGATCGAGGCGCTCGGCGTCACGCTCTCGCGCAACGCGCGCTGCCGCGCCCTCCAGCTCCCGACCTGGAACGAGGCGCTCTCGTTGCCGCGGCCGTGGGATCAGCAGTGGTCGCTGCGCCTGCAGCAGATCCTCGCCTACGAGACCGACCTGCTCGAGTATCCGGACCTGTTCGACGGCTCGCCGGTGGTGGCCGCGAAGGTGAAGGCCCTCGAGGACGAGGCCTCCGCCGAGATCGCACGCATCGCGGAGATGGGCGGCGCGCTCGCCGCGATCGAGTCGGGCTACATGAAGACGGCCCTCGTCCGCAGCCAGGCGGAGCGGCTGGCCCGCATCAACCGCGGCGAGATCACCGTCGTCGGGCGCAACAAGTGGACCGACGGTCTGCCGTCGCCGCTGCTGGCCGGCGCCGACGGCGGCATCTTCAAGGTCGATCCGGAGTCGGCGCGCGAGACGCTCGAGATGCTGCGCGCGACCCGGAGCCGCCGCAGCCAGGCCGCGGTCGACCAGGCGCTACGCGATCTCCAGGCCGCCGCGCAGGGCGGCAAGAACCTCATGCCGCTCTCGATCGCGTGCGCGAAGGCCCTCGTCACGACCGGCGAGTGGGCGACCGCGCTGCGCGAGGTGTTCGGCGAGTACCGCCCCGCGACCGGCGTCGAGGGCCAGCGGCTCTCGCTCGAAGGCGGCAAGGTCGACGCGGTGCGCGCCCGGGCCAACGCGTGGGCGGCGCAGCACGGCGTGCGGCCGCGCATGGTGGTCGGCAAGCCTGGTCTCGACGGCCATTCGAACGGTTCCGAGATGATCGCCGTCGCCGCGAAGCATGCCGGCTTCGACGTGATCTACGGTGGCATTCGCCTGACCGTCCCGGAGATCGTCCAGTCGGCCATCGAGGAGGATGCGAGCGTCGTCGGGCTCTCCGTCCTGTCGGGGTCGCACCTCGAAATCGCGAAGCTCGTCCTGGACGAGCTCGAGAAACAGGGAGCGAAGCAGGAGATTCCGGTGGTCCTCGGCGGCATCGTGCCCGACGACGACCTTCCCAAGCTGCGTGCGCTGGGCATTCGTGACGTCTTCACGCCGAAGGACTTCGACCTCATGACCGTGATGGACCGCATCCTCGACGTGATCGGCGCCCCGCGTGAATCGCAGCGCGCAGCCAGCGCCTGA
- a CDS encoding amidohydrolase family protein yields the protein MPAGSEVVVDADGHVCEPPDLWERGLPQRFRDRALRLRWNAESGYDEAWVEDWMITDRGLVGLGNAGTSFADLGKGRRYVEGSPAGFDPAARLRVLDEEGIDVAVLYGGLALSLPAIHDPELAVWHCRIYNDWIASFCATNPGRLVGAAALPLQDPVAAIAEARRAVGELGLRAAFTRPNPTNPCARPLFAPALEPIWSALEELGIPLAFHPAGLWDMPGTSRAMAGLMAPGTHHAVILFFDQYMTLANLVYAGVLERHPRLTIGVLECGGGWLPHWMDRLDEFTESYGWQLLGLSMKPSEYVRRQVYVSFDPGEHTMSALGPLIGEDAMIWASDFPHSDAKYPGVVRELREHTADMTPAARVKLLGTNALRLYGIRPA from the coding sequence ATGCCCGCCGGATCCGAGGTCGTGGTCGACGCCGACGGCCACGTCTGCGAGCCCCCGGATCTGTGGGAGAGGGGCCTCCCCCAGCGCTTCCGGGACAGGGCCCTGCGGCTGCGCTGGAACGCCGAGAGCGGCTACGACGAGGCCTGGGTCGAGGACTGGATGATCACCGACCGGGGCCTGGTCGGCCTCGGCAACGCCGGCACGTCCTTCGCCGACCTGGGCAAAGGTCGCCGGTACGTCGAAGGCAGCCCGGCCGGTTTCGATCCCGCGGCGCGCCTGCGGGTGCTGGACGAGGAGGGCATCGACGTGGCGGTGCTCTACGGTGGGCTCGCGCTCTCGCTGCCGGCGATCCACGATCCCGAGCTCGCCGTGTGGCATTGCCGCATCTACAACGACTGGATCGCGAGCTTCTGCGCGACGAACCCGGGCCGCCTCGTCGGCGCCGCGGCCCTGCCGCTTCAGGATCCCGTGGCCGCGATCGCCGAGGCGCGCCGCGCCGTCGGCGAGCTCGGCCTCCGCGCCGCCTTCACGCGACCGAATCCCACCAACCCCTGCGCGCGGCCGCTCTTCGCCCCGGCGCTCGAGCCGATCTGGAGCGCGCTCGAGGAGCTCGGGATTCCGCTCGCGTTCCACCCGGCAGGCCTGTGGGACATGCCCGGCACGTCGCGCGCGATGGCCGGGCTCATGGCGCCGGGCACGCACCACGCGGTGATCCTGTTCTTCGACCAGTACATGACGCTCGCGAACCTCGTGTACGCGGGCGTGCTCGAGCGCCATCCGCGCCTGACGATCGGCGTGCTCGAGTGCGGCGGCGGCTGGCTCCCGCACTGGATGGATCGCCTCGACGAGTTCACCGAGAGCTACGGCTGGCAGCTCCTCGGGCTCTCGATGAAGCCGTCGGAGTACGTGCGACGGCAGGTCTACGTCTCGTTCGATCCGGGGGAGCACACCATGAGCGCGCTCGGACCACTCATCGGGGAGGATGCGATGATCTGGGCTTCGGATTTTCCACACAGCGACGCCAAGTATCCGGGCGTCGTGCGCGAGCTGCGCGAGCACACGGCCGACATGACGCCCGCCGCACGCGTGAAGCTGCTCGGCACGAACGCCCTGCGCCTGTACGGGATCCGCCCGGCATGA